Below is a window of Georgenia soli DNA.
CGACGAGCAGGCGCTCGAGGTCGCGGAGGACATCGGCTACCCCGTCCTCGTCCGGCCGAGCTACGTGCTCGGCGGGCGGGGCATGGAGATTGTCTACGACGAGCCGGGCCTGCGCGACTACCTCGCCCGCACGTCCGACGGCGGCGGGTGGGAGGCGTCGCGCCGCAGCGCCCCGCTGCTGCTCGACCGCTTCCTCGACGACGCCATCGAGATCGACGTCGACGCCCTCTACGACGGCACCGAGCTCTTCCTCGGCGGTGTCATGGAGCACATCGAGGAGGCGGGCATCCACTCCGGCGACTCGGCCTGCGTGCTGCCGCCGGTGACCCTGTCGGCCACCGAGCTGGACCGGATCCGCCGCTCCACCCTGGCCATCGCCGAGGGCGTGGGCGTGCGCGGGCTCCTCAACATCCAGTTCGCGCTCGTCTCGGACGTGCTGTACGTCATCGAGGCCAACCCACGGGCCTCCCGGACGGTCCCGTTCGTGGCCAAGGCCACCGGGGTGCCGCTGGCCAAGGCGGCCTCGCTCGTCATGGCCGGCGAGTCGATCGCCTCCCTGCGCGAGCGGGGCGTGCTGCCCGAGCAGGACGGCGGCGTCCTCGACCTCGACGCCCCGATGGCGGTCAAGGAGGCCGTGCTGCCGTTCAAGCGCTTCGCCACGGGCAACGGGTCGGTGGTCGACACGCTGCTCGGCCCCGAGATGCGCTCCACCGGCGAGGTCATGGGCTTCGACGTCGACTTCCCGACGGCGTTCGCGAAGTCCCAGTCCGCCGCCTACGGGGGTCTGCCCACCACGGGCCGCGTGTTCGTCTCGGTCGCCGACCGGGACAAGCGCTCGATCATCTTCCCGGTGACGCGGCTGGTCGAGATGGGCTTCGAAGTGCTCGCCACCGAGGGCACCGCCGGGGTGCTGCGCCGCTACGGGATCCGTCCGACGCTCGTGCGCAAGGCGTCCCAGGGGCGCGGCCCGGAGGGTGAGCCGACCATCATCGACCTCATCTCCGACGGTGCGATCGACATGGTCGTCAACACGCCGAGCGGCCAGGGCGCCCGCGCGGACGGGTACGAGATCCGGGCCGCGACGACCGCCGCGGACAAGCCGATCATCACCACCGTGCAGGAGTTCGGCGCGGCGGTGCAGGCCATCGAGGTCGTCAAGGCCGGCCCGTTCGCCGTCCGCAGCCTGCAGGCGCACGACGCCGACCGTGCCGCGCGCCTCGACCTCTCGGCCGTGGGGGTGGGATGACGGACAACGGGGCATCCGCACCCGTCGAGCGCCCGGCGGTCGTGGGGCAACCGCCAGCCGCGGAGCCTCGGGAGCTCGGTACCGGCCCCGCGTCGACCCTCCCGTTCGGCGACCGCCTCGCCGACGCCATGGAGGCCCACGGCCCCGTGTGCGTCGGCATCGATCCCCATCCCGGCCTGCTGGAGGCGTGGGGTCTCCCTGACGACGCGTCGGGCCTGCGCTCCTTCGGCCTGCGGGTCGTCGAGGAGCTGGGTGGCCGCGTGGCCGCGCTCAAACCCCAGTCGGCGTTCTTCGAGCGGCACGGGTCGGCCGGCGTCGCGGTGCTCGAGGACGTGCTGGCGGCCGTCCGGGCCGCCGGCACCCTGACGATCCTGGACGTCAAGCGCGGGGACATCGGCTCGACGATGTCCGGCTACGCCGAGGCGTACCTCGGTGACGGTCCGCTCGCCGCGGACTCCGTCACCCTCTCGCCCTACCTCGGCTTCGGCTCGCTCCGGCCCGCCCTCGACCTCGCACGGCAGAACGGGCGCGGCGTCTTCGTCCTGGCGCTGACGTCGAACCCGGAGGGCTCGTCCGTCCAGCACGCCCGGACGGCGGGCGGGACGGTCGCCGGCGACATCGCTGCCGGCGCCGCGGCGGAGAACACGTCGCTCCCGCACCGGCGACTCGGCTCGGTCGGGCTCGTCGTCGGCGCGACGGTGGGCACCGCCGTCGCCGACCTCGGCCTGGACCTCGCCGCGGTGCGCGGGCCGCTTCTGGCGCCGGGCGTGGGGGCGCAGGGAGCGGGGGCCGCGGAGCTCGCCGAGGTCTTCGGCGCGGCGCGGGAACAGGTGCTGGCGAGCACCTCGCGAGGCGTGCTCGGCTCCGGCCCGGGCGGGCTCACGGGCGCCCTCGCCCGTGCCGTGGAGGACGCCCGGCAGGCGCTCGGCCGCTGAGCCGGAGCACCGCGGTCGCCGACCGGTCCGTGGGGACGGGCGGGCCACCGTGACCCGCCCGTCCGCCGTCGGCCCCGGGCCGCCCGGAGCGGTGACCTGCAGGTCCACCCGGGACGGCCCGCCGTTGCCCGTCGTCCGGGGGACCGCTAACGTCCTGACATCGCACCATCCGTGAGCTGACGAGGTGACCGATCGTGGCACTGCCGCCGTTGACCCCCGAGCAACGAGCCGACGCCCTGGCGAAGGCCGCCGCCGCCCGAGCGACCCGTGCCGAGGTGAAGAACAAGCTCAAGTACTCGCAGGTCACGCTCTCGGAGGTCCTCGAGGCGGCGAAGCAGGACGAGGCGCTCAGCAAGCTGAAGGTCGTCTCTTTGCTGGAGTCGCTGCCCGGTGTGGGAAAGGCCACCGCGCGCTCGCTCATGGCCGAGATCGGCATCTCCGAGGCGCGACGCGTGCGCGGGCTGGGGCCGCACCAGAGCGCGGCCCTCGTCGAGCGGTTCGGCTGAGCGACCCCAGATTCTTCGACGCGGCCGCACCGTACCGTCGTCCCAGGCGAACCGTCGCTGCCTTCGGCGGTGACGCACCGCTGTCGTCCCAGGTGAACCGCCGCTGCGTTCGGCGGTGACGCACCGCCGTCCTCCCGGGTGAATTGCCGCTGCCTTCCGCGGTGATGCACCGCCCGTCGTCCCCGGTGAAGCGCCGCCGCCGTGAGCACCGGCACAGCAGGTCGTCAGCCCACCGGCGCGACCTCGGTCACCTTTCTCGGAGCCCCTTCGGAGCCCGCTCCGCGACCTGGCAGGATGGCGGAATGACCGACGCCGTACCCCCGCTCGAGACGTCCCACGCCCGCCTGACCGTCCTGTCCGGACCGACGGCCGTGGGCAAGGGGACCATCATGGCGGAGATGCGGCGCCGCGCCCCTGACGTCTGGATCTCGGTGTCGGCGACCACGCGGGCCCCGCGCCCCGGTGAGATCGACGGGGTCCACTACTTCTTTCTCACGTCGGAGCGCTTCGACGAGCTCGTCAGCACCGGCCAGATGCTCGAGTGGGCCGTGGTCCACGGGCGCAACCGCTACGGCACCCCCCGCGGACCCGTCGAGCGTGAGCTCGCCGCCGGCCGGCCGGTGTTCCTCGAGCTGGACCTCCAGGGCGCCCGCCAGGTCCGCGAGGCGATGCCCGACGCCCGGTTCGTCTTTCTCGCCCCGCCGTCGTGGGAGGAGCTCGTGCGCCGCCTGACCGGGCGCGGCACGGAAGGCCCCGAGGAGCGCGAGCGTCGCCTCAGCACCGCGCGGGAGGAGCTGGCCGCCGTCGGCGAGTTCGACCACGTCATCGTCAACGACGACGTGGGACGCGCCACGGACGAGCTCCTCACCCTCATGGGCGTGGCGGAACGGGTAGAGTAGGGCGCTGTATGTGTGCGGGTCGTCCGTCGCGCCGTCCCGGCCACCCACGAACCCGCAGAAATCGAACCTGGAGAGGGTCACCCATGTACGGAACCGTCGCCGCCCCCGAGGGCATCACCGACCCGCCGATCGACGAGCTGCTCGACAAGGTCGACTCCAAGTACGCCCTGGTGATCTACGCCGCCAAGCGCGCGCGCCAGATCAACACGTACAACGCGCAGCTGCAGGAGGGCCTGCTGGAGTTCGTCGGCCCGCTCGTCCCGGCCGCGCAGGAGGACAAGCCGCTGTCCATCGCCATGCGCGAGGTCAACGAGGGCATGCTGACCCTCACCCGCATCGAGGAGTGAGCACCCGCCTCGTCGCCGGCGCCGCCCGCGCCGCTGACTGAGGCACAATCGCTCGCATGAGCAGCACACACGGACGCGCCGCCACGACCACGTCGGGCGGCGCGTTGCGCATCGTCCTGGGAGTCACGGGCGGCATCGCCGCCTACAAGGCCGCCCTCGTCCTCCGGCTGCTCAAGGAGGCCGGGCACCGCGTCCGCGTCGTCCCGACCGAGTCGGCGCTGAGGATGGTCGGCCGCCCGACGTGGGAGGCCCTGTCGGGTGAGCCCGTCCGCACGTCCGTCTTCGACGACGCCGAGCACGTCGACCACGTCGCCCTGGGACGCGGCGCAGACCTTGTGATCGTCGCCCCGGCGACGGCGAACCTGCTCGCCAAGGCGGCCACCGGCCTGGCCGACGACCTGCTCTCCACGACGCTGCTCACCGTGACGTGCCCGGTGCTGCTCGCCCCGGCCATGCACACCGAGATGTGGCTGCACCCCGCGACGCAGGCGAACGTCGCCACCCTGCGCGGGCGCGGCGTGCACGTCCTCGACCCCGACTCCGGCCGCCTCACCGGCGCCGACTCCGGCCCCGGCCGCCTGCCCGAGCCGGCCGCGATCGTCGCCGCGGCCCTCGCCCTCCTGGACGACGACGTCACGGGGCAGGACCTCGCCGGCCGCTCCGTCGTCGTCTCGGCCGGCGGCACCCGCGAGCCGCTCGACCCGGTGCGCTTCCTGGGCAACCGGTCCTCCGGCCGCCAGGGCGTCGCCCTGGCCCACGCCGCGGCCCGCCGGGGCGCCACCGTCACCCTCGTGGCCGCCAACGTCGACGACGCGCTCCTGCCGGACCACCCGGCCGTCGACGTGCGGCAGGTGGAGACCACGCTGGAGCTGCGCGACGCGGTCCGCGAGGCCGGGTCCGCTGCCGACGTCGTCGTCATGGCGGCCGCCGTCGCCGACTTCCGTCCGGCCACGACGACGACGCACAAGATCAAGAAGACCTCGTCCGGTCCCGCGCCGATCGAGCTGGAGACGAACCCCGACATCCTCGCCGAGCTCGCCGCCGACCGGCTCCGTGACGGGCAGGTCGTCGTCGGCTTCGCCGCCGAGACCGGCGACGAGACGGGCGACGTGCTCACCCACGGGCGGGCGAAGGCGCGCCGCAAGGGCGCCGACCTGCTCGCCGTCAACGAGGTCGGCGTCGGCCGCGGCTTCGGCGACGTCCCGAACGAGGTGACGATCCTCGACGCCGAGGGCTCCGTCGTCGGGCGGGGGAGCGGCAGCAAGGACGACGTCGCGGACGCGGTCTGGGACGCCGTCGCGGCCCGCCTGCGCGCTGCCACTACGATCGAGCGGTGACTTCTCTGCGTCAGTTCACGTCCGAGTCGGTGACCGAGGGGCATCCGGACAAGGTGTGTGACCGGATCTCGGACACCATTCTGGACGCGATCCTGGAGCAGGATCCGCTGGCCCGGGTGGCGGTGGAGACGGTGGTGACCACGGGTCTGGTGCACGTGGTGGGTGAGGTGACCACGGACGCGTACGTGGAGATCCCGCAGATCGTGCGGGACGAGGTGCGCCGGATCGGGTACACGTCCTCGGCGATCGGGTTCGACGGGTCCTCGTGCGGGGTGTCGGTCTCGATCGGGCAGCAGTCGGCGGACATCTCGGCGGGGGTGTCGAAGTCGTTGGAGGGCCGCACCGGCGTCGGGGTGTTCGACGAGCTGGACGTCCAGGGGGCGGGGGACCAGGGGCTGATGTTCGGGTACGCGTGCGACGACACGCCCGAGCTGATGCCGTTGCCGATCTTCCTCGCGCACCGCCTGGCGGAGCGGCTGGCGCTGGTGCGCAAGGAGGGGCTGGTGGCGGGGCTGCGTCCGGACGGCAAGACGCAGGTGACGATCGGGTATGACGGGGACCGGGCGGTGTCGTTGGACACGGTGGTGGTCTCCTCCCAGCACGATGAGTGGGTGCGCCAGGACCTGCTGGCGGTGGCGGTGGACCGGCACGTGGTCTCCCCGGTGCTGCAGGCGGCGGGGCTGGACCTGGACACGGCGGGTTATGACCTGCTGGTGAACCCGACGGGGCAGTTCGTCATCGGGGGCCCGATGGGGGACGCGGGGCTGACGGGGCGGAAGATCATCGTGGACACATACGGGGGGATGTCGCGCCACGGGGGTGGGGCGTTCTCGGGGAAGGACCCCTCGAAGGTGGACCGGTCGGCGTCGTACGCGATGCGGTGGGTGGCGAAGAACGTGGTCGCGGCGGGGCTGGCGCGCCGGTGCGAGGTGCAGGTGGCGTACGCGATCGGGCGGGCGCACCCGGTGGGGCTGTTCGTGGAGACGTTCGGCACGGAGACGGTGCCGGTGGAGCGGATCGTCGCGGCGGTGCGGGAGGTCTTCGACCTGCGACCGGCCGCGATCGTGCGGGACCTGGACCTGCTGCGCCCGATCTACCGGCACACCTCGGCCTACGGTCACTTCGGCCGGGAGCTGCCCGAGTTCACCTGGGAGCGCACCGACCGGGTCGAGGACCTGCGCACCGCCATCGGCTGACGGTCTGACGCTGGGAGCTCGCCTGTCCGACCGCTGGGTGATCGCCGGTCTGTCCCGTCGGGTGCTCGCCTGTCCGACCGCTGGGTGATCGCCGGTCTGTCCCGTCGGGTGCTCGCCCGTCCGACGGCTGGGTGGTCGCCGGTCTGTCCCGTCGGGTGCTCGCCCGTCCGACGGCTGGGTGGTCGCCGGTCTGTCCCGTCGGGTGCTCGCCGTTCGCAGTGGTGCCCGTCTCGGCACTCGTCGCGGGCCGGCTCGCCGATCCTGGAGCCCGCGCCTTCCTCCCGCCGTGCGGCCATCGGCCCGGGACCTCCCGCAGGGGCGTGACGGCGTGTCTGCAGTCCGTGATGGAATCGGTTCATGATCACCTCGAGCGGCGCCCGTCCCGAGCAGGGGTCGCTCCTGGACCTCCCGGCGCCTACCGCGACGCCGGTGGACGGCAACGGCGTCGAGAATCCTGTCGCTCGCGTGGTGGTCGACGTGCCGCTGCCGCACCTCGACCATCCTTTCGACTACCTCGTCCCTCCGGAGCTCGACGACAACGCAGTCCCGGGTGCGCGCGTGCAGGTTCGTTTCGCCGGGCAGGACCGGCCGGCGTACGTCGTCGAGCGTCGGGCCGAGACCGACCATCGCGGCACTCTGGCCCCGCTGCGCCGTGCTGCCTCCCCGGTCCCGGTGCTGTCACCCGCGGTGCTGCGGCTGTGCCGGGCAGTGGCGGACCGCTACGCCGGGACCCTCATGGACGTCGTGCGTCTTGCCGTGCCGCCACGCCATGCCACGACTGAGAAGTCGGTCCTCGAGAAGCGCGCCACGGGCCTCGCTGTGCCGGCTGCGGTGCCCGCCCCGGTCGGCGACGCCTGGGCGTGCTACACCGGGGGGCCTGCCTTCCTGCGGCACCTCGCCGCGGGGGAGAGCCCCCGTGCCGTCTGGTCTGCGCTGCCGGCACAGGCTGCCTCTACCGGGTCGTCAGGGGAGAAGCCAGTCGTGCGCCGCTCGGGCCGCGAGGAGGCACGGTCCGCCGATCGTCAGCCGGCGCCCGTTCCCACCGTGCCGTCGGGCGACGGTCGTGAAGCCCCGCCTCGTGATGGCCTATCGTCAGGCACCGGCCCTGAGGCTCGCTCTGGTGCCAGGGAGGCCTCAGGCACAGGTCCTGCGGCTGTCTCCGGTGGCGGCGAGGCGTCAGGCACAGGTCCTGCGGCTGCCTCCGGTGGCGGCGAGGCGTCAGGCACAGGTCCTGAGGCTTCCTCTGGTGCCAGCGAGGCGTCCGCCGCCGCTCCATCGGTATCAACTCAGGGCGAGGCGCCTGCGTCCGGCCCGGTCCTCCCAACCGGCGTGAGGGATACGTCGGTAGACGCCCGCGAGGCCTCCTCGGTCCCCAGGCCCGCTCCCTGGCCCGCCACCATCGCTGAGGCGGCACAAGCGACGCTCGCCTCGGGTCGGGGCGTCCTGATCGTCCTGCCGACGAACCGGCAGGTGGACGACGTCGTCGCTGCACTCAAGGATGCGCTGCCGGGCGAACCCGTCGCACGGCTCGTCGCGGACGACGGTCCAGCCCGCCGGTACCGCGCCTTCCTGAGGGTGCTGCTGGGTGACGTCCGTGTGGTGGTGGGCACGCGCGCCGCCGCGTTCGCGCCCGTAGCCAACCTTGGCCTCGCCGTCGTCTTCGACGACGGGGACGACCGCCTGGAGGAGCCTCGCGCGCCCTATCCCCACACCCGCCAGGTACTTGCCCTGCGCGCCGACCTCGAGGAGGCCGCCCTGCTCGTCGGCGGCTTCGCGCGCACCGTGGAGGCGCAGCTCCTCGTCGAGCAGGGGTGGGCCCACCCGGTGCAGGCACCGCGAACTGTCGTCCGCGCGGCGGCCCCCCGTGTGCTTGCACCGTCCGACGTCGACCTCGCCCGCGAAGGGCCGGCGGCCGCGGCACGGATCCCTCCTCCCGCCTGGGAGGTTGCCCGCTCGGCGTTGGAGCGTGGCCCCGTGCTGGTCCAGGTGGCCCGCGCCGGGTACCTGCCGGTCGTGGCCTGTGCACGCTGTCGGGAGCCCGCTCGCTGCGCCGCCTGCCACGGCCCCCTGCGACTCGACCGTCCAGGGGTCGCCCCGACGTGCTCCTGGTGCGGGCGTCACGCCACCAACTGGCACTGCCCGACGTGCGGCCACGGGGCACTGCGCGCCGCACGCGTCGGCTCATCACGCACGGCCGAGGAGCTCGGCAGGGCGTTCCCGTCCGTACCGGTCGTCGTCTCCGGCGCGAGCGGCAGCCACGGCGTCGTCGAGACTGTCGACGACAGGCCGCGGGTCGTTGTCGCCACGCCCGGCGCCGAGCCGACGGCGGCCGGTGGGTACGCCGCGGCCCTCATCCTCGACGCGGCGGCGACGACTTCTCGACCCGAACTGTGGGCATCTGCGGAGGCGCTCCGCCGATGGTTCGGGGCGGCGGCCCTCGTCCGGGGTGCGGCGGACGGAGGAACGGTGATGCTCCTGGGCCGTCCCGCCCCGATACCGGCGCAGGCGCTGGTCAGGTGGGACCCTGCGGGCTTCGCGACCCGTGAGCTGGGGGAGCGCAGCGAGCTCGCCTTCCCGCCCGCCGTACGGATGGCCTCGCTGCAGGGGAGCCCGCGGGCCGTGCGGTCGTTGCTCGACCATCTCGATCGTTTCGAGGGACTCGAACTGTTGGGGCCGGTCGAGGCGGAGGACGGTGAGGTCCGCGCGTTGCTGCGCACCCCCCGCCGGTCCGGTGCCGAGCTCGCCAGGCGGCTCGCGCAGGCCTCAGCCGTGCGCAGCGCCCGCAAGGAGGAGGGGTCTGTGCGCATCCAGGTGGACCCGCCGGACCTCTGGTGACCTGTGCCCATCACCGCCTGTTGATCGGTGCGACGACGACCTCGTGTGCAAGATGGGGGAGTGATGACTTCCTCAGGGGCCGCTGAACCTTCGAACCTGGAGATGCACCGAGCCGACTCCGGCACGGTCGTCGCCTACGACACGGTCGTTTTCGACCTCGGCCGGGTGCTGGTGGGCTGGGAGCCTTATCTCGCCCTGGCGGACAGGATGACCCGGGACGAGTGGGAGACCTTCTCGGCGGCCGTCGACTTCCCGGCTGTGAACCACGCGATGGACGCCGGTCTGCCGCACGCCGACGCCATCGCGCGTGTGGAGGCGAGCCACCCCGAGCACGCGGCGACCCTCGCTCGCTACTGCAGCAACTTCGCCGCCACGCTGACCGGGCCCGTCGACGGGACGACCGAGATCGTCGGGGAGCTCGCGAGCGCCGGGACCCGGCTCGTCGGTCTGACCAACTGGTCGGCCGAGACCTTCCACCATGCGGCCGTGTCGTCACCGGTGATCGAGCGCCTGGAGGGCGTGGTGGTGTCTGGGCGTGAGGGCGTCGTCAAGCCGGACCCCGCGATCTTCCGGATCCTCGTCGACCGTCACGGGCTCCGGCCGGAGGCGACGGTGTTCGTCGACGACTCTCCGGCGAACGTGGCGGGCGCTGAAGCAATCGGCATCCGCGGACTCGTCTTCACCGACGCGGCACAGCTGCGTGCCGACCTTGTCGAGCTCGGCCTCCTGCCCGGTGACGGTGCGCCGGCTCGTCAGAACGGTGGCTCGGCCGACTGAGCCGGCAGGTCTCCGTCGTTCCACAACGGCTCGTGGTGTGACCGCCCGGCCGGGACACTTGCTCGCGGACGCTGTGGCTGCTGGGGCTCGAGTTTGGCTGTCCCGGTGTCTGGCGGCAGCGACGTGCTCTGGACCGCCGAAGACGCGGCTGGGCAGGACGCCCCCGGCACGGCCGACGAGCCTGGCGGGGATGACGTCCCCGGCACGGCTGACGAACCTGGCGGGGATGACGTCCCCGGCACGGCTGAAGAGCCGGGCGGGGACAAGGATCCCGGCGGATCCGACGAACCGGTCGGTGAAGCAGCTCGTGGTCCGGCGGGGCGCATGTCCGGCAACTCCGGGCTGGTCGCGCCCTCGCTCGCACCCACCGTGTTCCAGGCGGCAACAAGTTCCGCGGCGCCAGGAGGCGGCGAGGGTGATCGCCTTTCCTTGTCCGCCGCGGCTTTGCGCGGCCCGCGTGGCGGACGACGTCGTGTCCCGATCAGCGAGCCGTCAGCACGGTAGAAGGCGAAGCCGTCGGTGAGGGGGACGAGCCTCACGTTGTCGTTGTGGACGACGTGGTGGTGGTAGGTGCACAACGTAGCCGCGTTCCCCACCGACGTCGGACCACCACGGGAGTACCAGACGATGTGGTGAACCTCTGACCAGGCCGCCCGGATCGTGCAACCAGGCCAGACGCACGTCCGGTCGCGGGTGGTGACGGCTCGGCGGAGCTCACGGGTGTAGGTCCGCTGGGTCAGGCCGACATCCAGCGGAACTGACTCGGCCGTCATGACGACACGCGTGACCTCGCAGTCGCAGAGCAGGCGCAGCAGCTCGCGCAGCGGCACGATCGTTCCGTCCTCCAGCTCGGCGGGCTCCACATCGGGAAGCCTCGGCACACCAGCAGGTCGGCCCGAGACACCGCATACCGCCGAGTCCTCGACCGCACGCACGTCCGCAGCCGTGCCGTCAGGCAGAAGGCCGAAGGCCGCACCCGCCCCTTGCACGTCGTCGACCTTCCGGGCGGTCGCGTCGTCGACCTTCCCGCCATGGGCTCGTGAGGCAGCCCAGGTCTCCTCGTCCACCACGAGCGCCACGTGCGGCCGGACCTGGGCCCCGTTGAGGTCGGCACCGACCTGGAGCGTCCTCGACGCGAGGGTGACGAGGGCATCGGCGTGTCGCTGCTCCCGGGAGCGCGAGTCGTCCGCGGCGACGGTCCCCGCGACCGCGTCCAGTGCCGTCTCGACGAGCACGCCGCCGACATCGTCGAGCTGCCACCTGCCGGAGCGTCCTCCGCCGGCTGACCTTCCGAAGGTCACGGACCGTCGGCGCCAGGTGGCGTCGAAGGTCTCCTGCGCCGCCTGCGCGTCGATCGTTGCGGCCCGCCGACGCGCTTCCTTGGCCAGCTCGGGTGCGCTGAGCTTCTTGCTCTTGGCGTGCTCCACCAGGTCGGCGGCAACACCGGAGTCCAGTGCCTTCTTCACCTCGTCGGAGGCTCCCTCGCGCAGGCGAGCCAACGCCCTGGCGTGCTCGATGTCGAGCGCGCCGGCGTCGACGGCCCGTGCGACCTCGGGCATCGCGTCGAGCCCTGCTGCCACGGTGATCTCGCCGGACGCCGAACCCCGACCGGCGCCGGTGGTCCTGGCGCGCCAGTCCACGAAGTCACGGTCGCGGGCCGAGCCCCAACGGCCGTCCTCCTTGTGCGCCAGCAGCACTCGCCCGCGGTAGACCGTCAGATCGCGGATGACGGCGTCCAGAGTGCCGATGACGTCCTCACGTTCTGTGTGCCGCCAGGCTCTCGCTCCGGCGGCGTCCGCCTGTGCGCGTAGAGTGCCGACCGCGTGCCGGACCGCTCGCAGGAGCGCGACCGGACCCCCGGTCACCTCACTCTCTGCAGCGGTCCCGACTGCCATGGCCAGCCCCTCCTCGGACGTTGATCGAACGCTTGTATGAGACAGTATCGGCACGGTCCGACATCCGCGGTGGAGCGTCGGTGCGCTGTGGATGGCTCGGCAGCGGGCGTGATTGTGGAGGGCGGCCGCGG
It encodes the following:
- a CDS encoding HAD family hydrolase; amino-acid sequence: MHRADSGTVVAYDTVVFDLGRVLVGWEPYLALADRMTRDEWETFSAAVDFPAVNHAMDAGLPHADAIARVEASHPEHAATLARYCSNFAATLTGPVDGTTEIVGELASAGTRLVGLTNWSAETFHHAAVSSPVIERLEGVVVSGREGVVKPDPAIFRILVDRHGLRPEATVFVDDSPANVAGAEAIGIRGLVFTDAAQLRADLVELGLLPGDGAPARQNGGSAD
- a CDS encoding primosome assembly protein PriA (binding of PriA to forked DNA starts the assembly of the primosome, also possesses 3'-5' helicase activity) encodes the protein MRDTSVDAREASSVPRPAPWPATIAEAAQATLASGRGVLIVLPTNRQVDDVVAALKDALPGEPVARLVADDGPARRYRAFLRVLLGDVRVVVGTRAAAFAPVANLGLAVVFDDGDDRLEEPRAPYPHTRQVLALRADLEEAALLVGGFARTVEAQLLVEQGWAHPVQAPRTVVRAAAPRVLAPSDVDLAREGPAAAARIPPPAWEVARSALERGPVLVQVARAGYLPVVACARCREPARCAACHGPLRLDRPGVAPTCSWCGRHATNWHCPTCGHGALRAARVGSSRTAEELGRAFPSVPVVVSGASGSHGVVETVDDRPRVVVATPGAEPTAAGGYAAALILDAAATTSRPELWASAEALRRWFGAAALVRGAADGGTVMLLGRPAPIPAQALVRWDPAGFATRELGERSELAFPPAVRMASLQGSPRAVRSLLDHLDRFEGLELLGPVEAEDGEVRALLRTPRRSGAELARRLAQASAVRSARKEEGSVRIQVDPPDLW
- the pyrF gene encoding orotidine-5'-phosphate decarboxylase, yielding MTDNGASAPVERPAVVGQPPAAEPRELGTGPASTLPFGDRLADAMEAHGPVCVGIDPHPGLLEAWGLPDDASGLRSFGLRVVEELGGRVAALKPQSAFFERHGSAGVAVLEDVLAAVRAAGTLTILDVKRGDIGSTMSGYAEAYLGDGPLAADSVTLSPYLGFGSLRPALDLARQNGRGVFVLALTSNPEGSSVQHARTAGGTVAGDIAAGAAAENTSLPHRRLGSVGLVVGATVGTAVADLGLDLAAVRGPLLAPGVGAQGAGAAELAEVFGAAREQVLASTSRGVLGSGPGGLTGALARAVEDARQALGR
- the gmk gene encoding guanylate kinase, giving the protein MTDAVPPLETSHARLTVLSGPTAVGKGTIMAEMRRRAPDVWISVSATTRAPRPGEIDGVHYFFLTSERFDELVSTGQMLEWAVVHGRNRYGTPRGPVERELAAGRPVFLELDLQGARQVREAMPDARFVFLAPPSWEELVRRLTGRGTEGPEERERRLSTAREELAAVGEFDHVIVNDDVGRATDELLTLMGVAERVE
- the mihF gene encoding integration host factor, actinobacterial type; its protein translation is MALPPLTPEQRADALAKAAAARATRAEVKNKLKYSQVTLSEVLEAAKQDEALSKLKVVSLLESLPGVGKATARSLMAEIGISEARRVRGLGPHQSAALVERFG
- the coaBC gene encoding bifunctional phosphopantothenoylcysteine decarboxylase/phosphopantothenate--cysteine ligase CoaBC — its product is MRIVLGVTGGIAAYKAALVLRLLKEAGHRVRVVPTESALRMVGRPTWEALSGEPVRTSVFDDAEHVDHVALGRGADLVIVAPATANLLAKAATGLADDLLSTTLLTVTCPVLLAPAMHTEMWLHPATQANVATLRGRGVHVLDPDSGRLTGADSGPGRLPEPAAIVAAALALLDDDVTGQDLAGRSVVVSAGGTREPLDPVRFLGNRSSGRQGVALAHAAARRGATVTLVAANVDDALLPDHPAVDVRQVETTLELRDAVREAGSAADVVVMAAAVADFRPATTTTHKIKKTSSGPAPIELETNPDILAELAADRLRDGQVVVGFAAETGDETGDVLTHGRAKARRKGADLLAVNEVGVGRGFGDVPNEVTILDAEGSVVGRGSGSKDDVADAVWDAVAARLRAATTIER
- a CDS encoding HNH endonuclease translates to MAVGTAAESEVTGGPVALLRAVRHAVGTLRAQADAAGARAWRHTEREDVIGTLDAVIRDLTVYRGRVLLAHKEDGRWGSARDRDFVDWRARTTGAGRGSASGEITVAAGLDAMPEVARAVDAGALDIEHARALARLREGASDEVKKALDSGVAADLVEHAKSKKLSAPELAKEARRRAATIDAQAAQETFDATWRRRSVTFGRSAGGGRSGRWQLDDVGGVLVETALDAVAGTVAADDSRSREQRHADALVTLASRTLQVGADLNGAQVRPHVALVVDEETWAASRAHGGKVDDATARKVDDVQGAGAAFGLLPDGTAADVRAVEDSAVCGVSGRPAGVPRLPDVEPAELEDGTIVPLRELLRLLCDCEVTRVVMTAESVPLDVGLTQRTYTRELRRAVTTRDRTCVWPGCTIRAAWSEVHHIVWYSRGGPTSVGNAATLCTYHHHVVHNDNVRLVPLTDGFAFYRADGSLIGTRRRPPRGPRKAAADKERRSPSPPPGAAELVAAWNTVGASEGATSPELPDMRPAGPRAASPTGSSDPPGSLSPPGSSAVPGTSSPPGSSAVPGTSSPPGSSAVPGASCPAASSAVQSTSLPPDTGTAKLEPQQPQRPRASVPAGRSHHEPLWNDGDLPAQSAEPPF
- the metK gene encoding methionine adenosyltransferase produces the protein MTSLRQFTSESVTEGHPDKVCDRISDTILDAILEQDPLARVAVETVVTTGLVHVVGEVTTDAYVEIPQIVRDEVRRIGYTSSAIGFDGSSCGVSVSIGQQSADISAGVSKSLEGRTGVGVFDELDVQGAGDQGLMFGYACDDTPELMPLPIFLAHRLAERLALVRKEGLVAGLRPDGKTQVTIGYDGDRAVSLDTVVVSSQHDEWVRQDLLAVAVDRHVVSPVLQAAGLDLDTAGYDLLVNPTGQFVIGGPMGDAGLTGRKIIVDTYGGMSRHGGGAFSGKDPSKVDRSASYAMRWVAKNVVAAGLARRCEVQVAYAIGRAHPVGLFVETFGTETVPVERIVAAVREVFDLRPAAIVRDLDLLRPIYRHTSAYGHFGRELPEFTWERTDRVEDLRTAIG
- the rpoZ gene encoding DNA-directed RNA polymerase subunit omega, which translates into the protein MYGTVAAPEGITDPPIDELLDKVDSKYALVIYAAKRARQINTYNAQLQEGLLEFVGPLVPAAQEDKPLSIAMREVNEGMLTLTRIEE